From the Roseateles sp. XES5 genome, one window contains:
- the ugpA gene encoding sn-glycerol-3-phosphate ABC transporter permease UgpA encodes MQSVVFPNRVLPYLLLAPQIVLTVVFFFWPASQALYQSVLREDPFGLKSAFVGFANFRAILANPDYLHSLQVTVVFSLSTALLSMGAALLLATSAERVIRGRNIYRTLLIWPYAVAPAVAGVLWLFMFAPSIGVVSYTLQAMGLDWNHLLNSKHALTLIVVAAVWKQISYNFLFFLAGLQSIPKSLIEAAAIDGAGPARRFWTIVFPLLSPTTFFLLVINVVYAFFDTFAIVDATTHGGPGKDTAILVYKVYYDGFKALDLGGSAAQSVVLMVVVVALTVLQFRFVEKKVHYS; translated from the coding sequence ATGCAGTCTGTCGTCTTTCCCAACAGGGTCCTGCCGTATCTGCTGCTCGCGCCGCAGATCGTCCTGACCGTTGTCTTCTTCTTCTGGCCGGCCAGCCAGGCGCTCTACCAGTCGGTGCTGCGCGAGGACCCGTTCGGCCTGAAATCCGCCTTCGTGGGCTTTGCCAATTTCCGCGCCATCCTCGCCAATCCGGATTACCTGCATTCTCTGCAGGTCACCGTCGTCTTCTCGCTGTCGACCGCGCTCCTGTCGATGGGGGCGGCGCTGCTGCTCGCCACCTCCGCCGAGCGCGTCATCCGCGGGCGCAACATCTATCGCACGCTGCTGATCTGGCCCTATGCCGTGGCTCCGGCCGTGGCCGGCGTGCTGTGGCTGTTCATGTTCGCGCCCTCCATCGGCGTGGTGTCCTACACCCTGCAGGCCATGGGTCTGGACTGGAACCATCTGCTCAACAGCAAGCACGCGCTGACCCTGATCGTGGTGGCCGCCGTGTGGAAGCAGATTTCCTACAACTTCCTCTTCTTCCTGGCCGGCCTGCAGTCGATTCCCAAATCGCTGATCGAGGCTGCCGCCATCGACGGTGCCGGCCCGGCGCGGCGCTTCTGGACCATCGTGTTCCCGCTGCTCTCGCCCACCACCTTCTTCCTGCTGGTGATCAACGTCGTCTATGCCTTCTTCGACACCTTCGCCATCGTCGACGCCACCACGCACGGCGGCCCCGGCAAGGACACGGCCATCCTGGTCTACAAGGTGTATTACGACGGCTTCAAAGCCCTGGACCTGGGCGGCTCGGCCGCGCAGTCG
- the ugpB gene encoding sn-glycerol-3-phosphate ABC transporter substrate-binding protein UgpB: MTRLNRTLVATSAISLLLASSALAATELPWWHAMTGANNEAVEQLAKEFNESQTEYKVVPVFKGTYPEALNAGIAAFRAKQAPAILQVFDAGSGVMLGAEGAVVPVAEVLQKGGYEFKKDQYLPGIVSYYSKPDGTMLSFPFNSSSPILYYNKDVFAKAGLDAEKPPATWPEVFEAAKKIKASGASDCGFTSTWLTWIQTENFSAWNNVPYGTNENGLAGLDVELKIDAPIFVDHFQAIADLGKDGTFRYGGRTSEAKQLFMSGECAILTESSGGLGDIVKSGVNYGVGQLPYYEGHGPQNTIPGGASLWVFAGKSDAEYKGIAEFFNFLSKTEIQVRLHEVSGYMPVTMAAYEATKASGFYEKNPGRETPIKQMLGKAPTENSKGVRLVNLPQVRDILNEEFEAMLAGKKDAKAALTEGVQKANAAIAAAVGQ, encoded by the coding sequence ATGACACGCCTGAACAGGACCCTTGTGGCCACATCCGCGATTTCGCTCTTGCTCGCCTCCAGCGCCCTTGCGGCGACGGAGCTGCCCTGGTGGCACGCCATGACGGGCGCGAACAATGAAGCTGTCGAACAGCTCGCCAAGGAATTCAACGAAAGCCAGACGGAGTACAAGGTCGTGCCCGTCTTCAAGGGCACCTATCCCGAGGCGCTGAACGCCGGCATCGCGGCCTTCCGGGCCAAGCAGGCGCCGGCCATCCTGCAGGTCTTCGACGCCGGCAGCGGCGTGATGCTGGGCGCCGAAGGCGCTGTCGTGCCGGTGGCCGAGGTGCTGCAGAAGGGTGGCTACGAGTTCAAGAAGGACCAGTACCTGCCGGGCATCGTGTCCTATTATTCCAAGCCCGACGGCACGATGCTGTCGTTCCCCTTCAACTCCTCGTCGCCGATCCTCTATTACAACAAGGACGTCTTCGCGAAGGCCGGCCTCGATGCGGAAAAGCCGCCGGCAACCTGGCCCGAGGTCTTCGAGGCCGCCAAAAAGATCAAGGCGAGCGGCGCGTCCGACTGCGGCTTCACCTCGACCTGGCTGACCTGGATCCAGACCGAGAACTTCTCCGCCTGGAACAACGTGCCCTACGGGACGAACGAGAATGGCCTGGCGGGCCTCGATGTGGAGCTGAAGATCGATGCGCCGATCTTCGTCGATCATTTCCAGGCGATCGCCGATCTCGGCAAGGACGGCACGTTCCGCTACGGCGGGCGCACCTCCGAAGCCAAGCAGCTCTTCATGTCCGGCGAATGCGCGATCCTCACCGAATCCTCGGGTGGTCTTGGCGATATCGTCAAGTCGGGCGTCAACTACGGCGTCGGCCAGCTGCCCTATTATGAAGGTCATGGCCCGCAGAATACGATTCCGGGCGGCGCCAGCCTCTGGGTCTTCGCCGGCAAGAGCGATGCGGAATACAAGGGCATCGCCGAGTTCTTCAACTTCCTCTCCAAGACGGAAATCCAGGTCCGCCTGCATGAGGTTTCCGGCTACATGCCCGTGACCATGGCCGCCTATGAGGCGACCAAGGCATCGGGCTTCTACGAGAAGAACCCCGGCCGCGAGACCCCCATCAAGCAGATGCTCGGCAAGGCGCCGACGGAAAACTCCAAGGGTGTGCGCCTCGTGAACCTGCCGCAGGTGCGCGATATCCTCAATGAGGAGTTCGAAGCCATGCTCGCCGGCAAGAAGGACGCCAAGGCCGCCCTGACGGAGGGTGTGCAGAAGGCCAATGCCGCCATCGCCGCCGCGGTCGGCCAGTAA
- a CDS encoding dual specificity protein phosphatase family protein → MKRFLKWAGLVCGVAGLGFGLYLVAIQMTGNFAAVVPGEAYRSNQPTPADLATYAGRYKIRTVLNLRGRDDGSAWYRDEAAAAKRLGLTLIDFPLNAGRRLDAKTAADLVAVLRDAPRPILIHCRSGADRTGLASVVYLARIAHENEETAERQLSIRYGHFAVPFLSPAYAMDESWEDMEATDRSAG, encoded by the coding sequence ATGAAACGATTCTTGAAATGGGCGGGACTTGTGTGCGGCGTCGCCGGCCTCGGTTTCGGCCTCTATCTCGTGGCGATCCAGATGACCGGGAATTTCGCCGCCGTGGTGCCGGGGGAAGCCTACCGCTCTAATCAGCCCACGCCGGCCGACCTTGCGACCTATGCCGGGCGCTACAAGATCCGCACCGTCCTCAATCTGAGGGGGCGGGATGACGGCTCGGCCTGGTACCGGGACGAAGCCGCCGCCGCAAAACGGCTCGGCCTGACCCTGATCGATTTTCCGCTGAATGCCGGCCGGCGTCTCGACGCGAAGACGGCGGCGGACCTTGTCGCGGTCCTGCGCGATGCGCCGCGCCCGATCCTCATCCATTGCCGCTCCGGGGCCGACCGGACCGGCCTTGCCTCGGTCGTCTATCTCGCCCGCATCGCGCATGAAAACGAGGAAACGGCCGAACGCCAGCTCTCCATCCGCTACGGCCATTTCGCCGTGCCCTTCCTCTCCCCCGCCTATGCCATGGACGAAAGCTGGGAGGACATGGAGGCGACGGACCGTTCCGCCGGTTGA